The Leucobacter chromiiresistens genome has a window encoding:
- a CDS encoding CTP synthase has protein sequence MGTEQSADQAGITKHIFVTGGVVSSLGKGLTAASLGNLLTARGLHVVMQKLDPYLNVDPGTMNPFQHGEVFVTDDGAETDLDIGHYERFLGIDLSQAANVTTGQIYSTVIAKERRGEYLGDTVQVIPHITNEIKRRMRLQASETPRPDVIITEVGGTVGDIESQPFLEAARQVRHELGRGNVFFVHVSLVPFMGASGEQKTKPTQHSVAALRSIGIQPDALVLRSDRPVTDDNLRKIALMCDVDEDAVVNAIDVPSIYDLPQLLHDQSLDSIIVQNLGLADRSNDVDWAGWQPVLDAVHHPKGEVTLALVGKYIDLPDAYLSVTEALRAGGFAHSTKVNIRWVPSDSCQTPEGALEALGDVDGICVPGGFGIRGIEGKLGALRFARENHIPTLGLCLGLQCMVIEYARNVTGLEGASSTEFDPETPVPVIATMAEQVDIIDGGDLGGTMRLGLYEAALADGSLAASLYGAPTATERHRHRYEVSNRYRDEIGASGLSFSGTSPDGALVEYVELPTDVHPFYIATQAHPELRSRPGTPHPLFAGLVEAAIHRRDAAQLFEVDNGE, from the coding sequence GTGGGAACAGAGCAGAGCGCGGACCAGGCCGGAATCACCAAACACATCTTCGTGACCGGGGGTGTCGTCTCCTCGCTGGGCAAGGGCCTCACCGCCGCCAGTCTCGGAAACCTGCTGACAGCGCGCGGATTGCACGTCGTCATGCAGAAGCTTGATCCCTATCTGAACGTGGATCCGGGCACCATGAACCCCTTCCAGCACGGCGAGGTCTTCGTGACCGACGACGGTGCTGAGACCGACCTCGACATCGGCCACTACGAGCGATTCCTGGGCATCGACCTCTCCCAGGCCGCGAACGTGACCACGGGCCAGATCTACTCGACCGTCATCGCCAAGGAGCGCCGCGGCGAGTATCTCGGCGACACCGTGCAGGTGATTCCGCACATCACTAACGAGATCAAACGGCGCATGCGGCTGCAGGCGTCCGAGACGCCGCGCCCAGACGTGATCATCACGGAGGTCGGCGGCACGGTCGGCGACATCGAATCGCAGCCCTTCCTCGAGGCGGCGCGCCAGGTGCGCCACGAGCTGGGGCGCGGAAACGTCTTCTTCGTGCACGTCTCGCTCGTGCCCTTCATGGGCGCCTCGGGCGAGCAGAAGACGAAGCCGACCCAGCACTCCGTCGCTGCGCTGCGCTCGATCGGCATCCAGCCCGACGCCCTCGTGCTCCGCAGCGACCGGCCGGTCACCGACGACAACCTCCGCAAGATCGCGCTGATGTGCGACGTCGACGAGGATGCCGTGGTGAACGCGATCGACGTGCCGAGCATCTACGACCTGCCGCAGCTGCTGCACGACCAGAGCCTCGACAGCATCATCGTCCAGAACCTCGGGCTCGCCGACCGCTCGAACGACGTCGACTGGGCGGGCTGGCAGCCCGTGCTCGACGCCGTGCACCACCCGAAGGGCGAGGTGACGCTCGCGCTCGTCGGCAAGTACATCGATCTGCCCGACGCCTACCTCTCGGTCACCGAGGCGCTGCGCGCCGGCGGCTTCGCGCACTCGACGAAGGTCAACATCCGATGGGTGCCCTCCGACAGCTGCCAGACGCCGGAGGGAGCGCTCGAAGCGCTCGGCGACGTCGACGGCATCTGCGTGCCCGGCGGCTTCGGCATCCGCGGCATCGAGGGCAAGCTCGGCGCCCTGCGCTTCGCCCGCGAGAACCACATCCCGACGCTCGGCCTCTGCCTCGGCCTGCAGTGCATGGTGATCGAGTACGCCCGCAACGTGACCGGCCTCGAGGGGGCGTCGTCCACCGAGTTCGACCCGGAGACCCCGGTTCCGGTCATCGCCACGATGGCCGAGCAGGTCGACATCATCGACGGCGGCGACCTCGGCGGCACCATGCGGCTCGGCCTGTACGAGGCGGCGCTCGCCGACGGGTCGCTCGCGGCATCGCTCTACGGGGCCCCCACCGCGACCGAGCGCCACCGCCACCGCTACGAGGTCAGCAACCGCTACCGCGACGAGATCGGCGCCTCGGGCCTCTCGTTCTCGGGCACCAGCCCCGACGGCGCCCTCGTGGAGTACGTCGAGCTGCCGACCGACGTGCACCCGTTCTACATCGCGACGCAGGCGCACCCCGAGCTGCGCTCGCGCCCCGGCACGCCGCACCCGCTGTTCGCCGGGCTCGTCGAGGCCGCGATCCACCGTCGCGACGCCGCCCAGCTGTTCGAGGTCGACAACGGTGAGTGA
- a CDS encoding AI-2E family transporter: MVKWFGRLSARGAGKPDISDDAATKAAYLDTHPDVKHADLEQMDAETREMYRDAREAAVDAREERAKARTREFVIRGPFQLGFTITLGVLVALLFGGMIQQLTTIIMYVASALFVALSLDPVVRALQRRGLKRPIGIAVVFSGFVAIIAGLLALVIPMIANQITLLVRSAPWLVRDIMRQPWFEDLNERFGKFIDFDQLLAIGQDFVSNPENWAQVAGGVWQAGIGVANGLTAGLIVLILTLYFLASLRSMKRAFYSLVPRSGRAKVMDITEQVTKSVGGYVNGMVILAFINAVLGFVMMTIVDVPFAGLVAVGVFFLALIPLIGSVVATVLVTVVALFNDPTTAIIAAIYYLIYMQVESYLLTPRVMNRVVSVPGALVVIGALAGGTLLGLLGALVAIPVTAALLMIIKQVWVPRQELR; this comes from the coding sequence ATGGTGAAGTGGTTCGGCCGGCTGAGCGCCCGCGGCGCGGGGAAGCCCGATATCAGCGATGACGCGGCGACGAAGGCGGCGTACCTGGATACGCACCCCGATGTGAAGCACGCCGACCTCGAGCAGATGGACGCCGAGACGCGCGAGATGTACCGAGACGCGCGCGAAGCCGCCGTCGACGCCCGCGAGGAGCGGGCGAAAGCGCGCACGCGCGAATTCGTGATCCGGGGGCCGTTCCAGCTCGGATTCACCATCACGCTCGGCGTGCTCGTCGCCCTGCTCTTCGGCGGCATGATCCAGCAGCTCACGACGATCATCATGTACGTGGCCTCCGCGCTGTTCGTCGCGCTCAGCCTCGACCCGGTGGTGCGCGCGCTGCAGCGACGCGGCCTGAAGCGGCCGATCGGCATCGCCGTCGTCTTCAGCGGCTTCGTGGCGATCATCGCCGGGCTGCTCGCGCTCGTCATCCCGATGATCGCGAACCAGATCACGCTGCTCGTGCGCAGCGCACCCTGGCTCGTGCGCGACATCATGCGGCAGCCCTGGTTCGAGGATCTCAACGAGCGGTTCGGCAAGTTCATCGACTTCGACCAGCTCCTCGCGATCGGGCAGGACTTCGTGAGCAATCCCGAGAACTGGGCGCAGGTCGCCGGCGGCGTGTGGCAGGCGGGCATCGGCGTCGCCAACGGGCTGACGGCCGGCCTCATCGTGCTCATACTGACCCTCTACTTCCTCGCCTCGCTGCGATCGATGAAGCGCGCCTTCTACTCGCTCGTGCCGAGATCGGGCCGCGCGAAGGTGATGGACATCACGGAGCAGGTGACGAAGTCGGTCGGCGGGTACGTCAACGGCATGGTCATCCTCGCGTTCATCAACGCGGTGCTCGGATTCGTCATGATGACGATCGTCGACGTCCCGTTCGCGGGCCTCGTGGCGGTGGGGGTCTTCTTCCTCGCGCTCATCCCGCTGATCGGATCGGTCGTCGCGACCGTGCTCGTCACCGTCGTGGCCCTCTTCAACGACCCGACGACCGCGATCATCGCCGCGATCTACTACCTGATCTACATGCAGGTCGAGTCGTACCTGCTCACCCCGCGCGTGATGAACCGCGTCGTCTCCGTGCCCGGCGCGCTCGTCGTGATCGGCGCGCTCGCCGGCGGCACGCTCCTCGGGCTGCTCGGCGCCCTCGTCGCGATCCCCGTGACGGCCGCCCTGCTGATGATCATCAAGCAGGTGTGGGTGCCCCGCCAGGAACTGCGCTGA
- a CDS encoding purine-cytosine permease family protein has product MTSPETMAVTLDGQHDSAGPVRGTQSLLHIGMIWLAANLVVTTLLTGTLFTPAVSFGTASAMIVAGTLIGVVVLVLIGNMGTRTGLPTMALTRGSFGIRGSILPAAANLIILMGWSWVQAMLAGVTVNYLVHEATGFSNPMLFSALCQAIVVVLAIFGHTGISRVEPWLALAILIVMGFVFAAAFGSFGLGEFAALPVDASLGGTPFITLDMVIATAISWTVLSADMNRHAKSSTAGIVGSGIGYTLSTTIAMFLGLVAFSAVLLRGHEATPFDPSVIVAEFGWPLGIAIFLSVMATNTMVVFGMVTSVVNAQSKWHLRFLPTAIVLGIVSIIGSTFLGLLNQFTDFLFIISAFFVPVFAIMIADYYLLKRRGYSRQILHERPESRYWYRGGVNWIAVLVWVVGAVLSYVLAYVAPSPIGANIPAFVISFGLYLGLMLGIGRRGGLGLVDPRDAQPTGHLLDGADQTAALRLGD; this is encoded by the coding sequence ATGACCAGTCCCGAGACCATGGCCGTCACCCTCGACGGCCAGCACGACTCCGCAGGCCCCGTGCGCGGCACCCAGTCGCTGCTGCACATCGGCATGATCTGGCTCGCCGCGAACCTCGTCGTGACCACCCTGCTCACCGGAACGCTCTTCACCCCCGCGGTGTCGTTCGGCACGGCCAGCGCGATGATCGTGGCGGGCACGCTCATCGGCGTGGTCGTGCTCGTGCTCATCGGCAACATGGGCACCCGCACCGGACTCCCGACGATGGCCCTCACGCGCGGCTCGTTCGGCATCCGCGGCAGCATCCTGCCGGCCGCGGCGAACCTCATCATCCTCATGGGGTGGAGCTGGGTGCAGGCGATGCTCGCCGGCGTCACGGTGAACTACCTCGTGCACGAGGCCACCGGTTTCTCGAACCCGATGCTCTTCTCGGCGCTGTGCCAGGCGATCGTCGTGGTGCTCGCGATCTTCGGGCACACGGGCATCTCGCGCGTCGAGCCGTGGCTCGCCCTCGCGATCCTCATCGTCATGGGCTTCGTGTTCGCGGCCGCCTTCGGCTCCTTCGGTCTCGGCGAGTTCGCCGCCCTGCCCGTCGACGCGTCGCTCGGCGGCACGCCGTTCATCACGCTCGACATGGTGATCGCCACCGCGATCTCCTGGACGGTGCTCTCGGCCGACATGAACCGTCACGCGAAGAGCAGCACCGCCGGCATCGTCGGCTCGGGCATCGGCTACACGCTGTCGACGACGATCGCCATGTTCCTCGGCCTCGTCGCCTTCAGCGCCGTCCTGCTGCGCGGGCACGAGGCGACGCCGTTCGACCCCTCCGTCATCGTCGCCGAGTTCGGCTGGCCGCTCGGCATCGCCATCTTCCTCTCGGTCATGGCGACGAATACGATGGTGGTCTTCGGCATGGTGACATCGGTGGTCAATGCGCAGTCGAAGTGGCACCTGCGGTTCCTGCCGACCGCGATCGTGCTCGGCATCGTGTCGATCATCGGGTCGACTTTCCTCGGCCTGCTGAACCAGTTCACCGACTTCCTGTTCATCATCAGCGCCTTCTTCGTGCCGGTCTTCGCCATCATGATCGCCGACTACTACCTGCTGAAGCGTCGCGGGTACTCGCGCCAGATCCTGCACGAGCGGCCCGAGAGTCGGTACTGGTACCGGGGCGGCGTCAACTGGATCGCCGTGCTCGTGTGGGTCGTCGGCGCCGTGCTCTCCTACGTGCTCGCGTACGTCGCGCCGAGCCCGATCGGGGCGAACATTCCCGCGTTCGTCATCAGCTTCGGCCTGTATCTCGGCCTGATGCTCGGGATCGGCCGCCGCGGAGGGCTCGGGCTCGTCGATCCGCGCGATGCGCAGCCCACGGGTCACCTGCTCGACGGGGCTGACCAGACCGCAGCCCTGCGACTCGGCGACTGA
- a CDS encoding cyclase family protein: protein MPVVDLSLPVTAGMAVYPGDPEVRIAPALTVGADGVAVARLDLGTHTGTHLDAPAHSIAGARTVERIPLELLVGAARVLRVGPEPAAAGESITRERLADAIPDRLPSIVCIATGWDAHFGTAVALCHPSISLDLARLLWERGARVLGVDCFSPDPTAGGVESGGADAGEADAVGADAGADPMPVHRFWLGGDGVIVENLTRLTELPGSVEMSLLPLRLDGSDGSPIRAVARFDHAD, encoded by the coding sequence ATGCCCGTCGTCGATCTGAGTCTCCCGGTGACGGCCGGCATGGCCGTCTACCCGGGCGACCCGGAGGTCAGGATCGCGCCGGCGCTCACGGTGGGCGCCGATGGCGTGGCGGTGGCGCGCCTCGACCTGGGCACGCACACGGGCACGCATCTCGATGCGCCCGCCCATTCGATCGCGGGCGCGCGCACCGTCGAGCGGATCCCGCTCGAGCTCCTCGTCGGGGCGGCGCGCGTGCTCCGGGTGGGGCCGGAGCCCGCCGCTGCGGGGGAGTCGATCACCCGGGAGCGCCTCGCCGACGCGATTCCGGATCGCCTCCCGTCGATCGTCTGCATCGCGACCGGTTGGGACGCGCACTTCGGCACCGCCGTGGCGCTCTGCCATCCGTCGATCTCGCTCGACCTCGCGCGGCTGCTCTGGGAGCGCGGCGCCCGCGTGCTCGGCGTGGACTGCTTCAGCCCCGACCCGACCGCAGGTGGTGTCGAGTCGGGTGGGGCCGATGCGGGCGAGGCCGATGCGGTTGGGGCCGATGCGGGCGCCGACCCGATGCCCGTGCACCGGTTCTGGCTCGGCGGCGACGGAGTCATCGTCGAGAACCTCACTCGCCTGACGGAGCTGCCGGGCTCCGTGGAGATGTCGCTGCTGCCCCTCCGCCTCGATGGATCGGACGGATCGCCGATCCGCGCTGTCGCGCGCTTCGACCACGCCGACTGA
- the recN gene encoding DNA repair protein RecN: protein MIEELRIRDLGVIVDSTVPLGPGFTAITGETGAGKTMVVSALGLLMGERSDAGAVRAGASQARVHGIVRTADPAVADIVDELGGEIEDDELVLSRTVSAEGRSRAGVGGASAPVGSLGRLADRLFAVHGQSEQLRLKSAAAQRDTLDRFGGAAIAETLAEYRVSHRERQLLSERVRELTETRDERAAEAARLRAELDEIAAVDPQAGEEAELAARIELLSNVEALRASTSAAHEALASESDDPLARDAGGLVDEAVRELERVANFDPRLAAVLETLRGVSFQIADAATELAAYAGDLDEEGPGELARANDRLAALNGLFRLYGADSAAVIATAEAAAERLAELDCDGGLVDELAERLDAETERERALAARLTEQRTEAAARLSQLVTAELRQLALPDAEFVVDVAESPALGSSGGDDVQLLLSPHPGAAPRPIAKTASGGELSRVMLALEVVVAAVDPVPTFVFDEVDAGVGGAAAIEIGRRLARLSRTSQVIVVTHLAQVAAFASNHLQVVKDSAGGFTESSCRRLDGDARLAEMARLLSGLSDSESALEHAAELLSLRESV, encoded by the coding sequence ATGATCGAAGAACTCAGAATCCGGGATCTCGGCGTGATCGTCGACTCGACGGTGCCGCTCGGCCCGGGGTTCACCGCGATCACGGGTGAGACCGGCGCGGGCAAGACCATGGTCGTCAGCGCGCTCGGGCTGCTGATGGGCGAGCGGAGCGACGCGGGAGCCGTGCGCGCCGGTGCGTCGCAGGCGCGCGTGCACGGCATCGTGCGCACCGCCGACCCTGCGGTCGCCGACATCGTCGACGAGCTGGGCGGCGAGATCGAGGACGACGAGCTCGTGCTCAGCCGCACGGTGAGCGCCGAAGGGCGCAGCCGCGCGGGCGTCGGCGGCGCGAGCGCCCCCGTCGGCAGCCTCGGCCGTCTGGCCGATCGCCTGTTCGCCGTGCACGGCCAGTCCGAGCAGCTGCGCCTCAAATCGGCCGCGGCGCAGCGGGACACGCTGGATCGCTTCGGAGGGGCGGCCATCGCGGAGACGCTCGCGGAATACCGCGTCAGCCACCGCGAGCGCCAGCTGCTGAGCGAGCGCGTGCGCGAGCTGACCGAGACGCGCGACGAGCGCGCCGCCGAGGCCGCGCGACTGCGGGCGGAGCTCGACGAGATCGCGGCGGTCGACCCGCAGGCGGGGGAGGAGGCCGAGCTCGCCGCCCGCATCGAGCTGCTGAGCAACGTCGAGGCACTCCGCGCCTCGACATCGGCGGCGCACGAGGCGCTCGCCAGCGAATCGGACGACCCGCTCGCGCGCGACGCGGGAGGTCTCGTCGACGAGGCCGTGCGCGAGCTCGAGCGCGTCGCCAACTTCGACCCGCGGCTCGCGGCCGTGCTCGAGACACTGCGCGGCGTGAGCTTCCAGATCGCGGACGCCGCGACGGAGCTCGCGGCCTACGCGGGCGACCTCGACGAGGAAGGGCCCGGGGAACTGGCGCGGGCGAACGACCGGCTCGCCGCGCTGAACGGACTGTTCCGGCTGTACGGCGCCGACAGCGCCGCCGTGATCGCGACCGCGGAGGCGGCGGCCGAGCGCCTCGCCGAGCTCGACTGCGACGGCGGACTGGTCGACGAGCTCGCGGAGCGCCTGGACGCCGAGACCGAGCGGGAGCGCGCGCTCGCCGCGCGCCTGACGGAGCAGCGCACCGAAGCGGCCGCGCGCCTGTCGCAGCTCGTCACCGCAGAACTGCGCCAGCTCGCGCTCCCCGACGCCGAGTTCGTAGTCGACGTGGCGGAGTCGCCCGCGCTCGGCTCATCCGGTGGCGACGACGTGCAGCTGCTGCTGAGCCCGCATCCCGGCGCCGCCCCGCGACCCATCGCGAAGACCGCCTCCGGGGGCGAGCTCTCCCGCGTGATGCTGGCGCTCGAAGTCGTCGTAGCCGCAGTCGACCCCGTGCCGACCTTTGTCTTCGACGAGGTCGACGCAGGTGTCGGCGGCGCCGCGGCGATCGAGATCGGTCGTCGCCTCGCACGGCTCTCCCGCACGTCGCAGGTCATCGTGGTCACCCACCTCGCGCAGGTCGCCGCCTTCGCGTCGAACCACCTGCAGGTCGTGAAGGATTCGGCCGGGGGCTTCACCGAGAGCAGCTGCCGGCGCCTCGACGGGGACGCGCGGCTCGCCGAGATGGCGCGTCTGCTCTCCGGGCTGAGCGACTCCGAGAGCGCGCTCGAGCACGCCGCCGAACTGCTGTCGCTGCGCGAGTCCGTGTGA
- a CDS encoding TlyA family RNA methyltransferase: MAGRDPRADGPGVARLPHAAGLPHAERRAVWAGDAERLDRVLPQLGLARSRSRAAELIGAGRVSVNGAAAPKPGVRVASGDLVTVADDDHYVGRAAHKLLAALEEFGVDPAGRIALDLGASTGGFTQVLLERGARAVLAIDVGHDQLAAELRDDPRVKLVEGRNARELTPANLVADTGVTEPPTLVVADLSFISLRLVLPAIAACAAPDAQLVLLIKPQFEVGRVKDGVVTAPEQWRDAVLGVQRAAEEHGFALSGLAASPVTGAHGNREFLGGFVRAGEAVPTEWESRIAELTGAREARATTDRARVDEGR, encoded by the coding sequence ATGGCGGGGCGTGATCCGCGGGCGGACGGCCCGGGCGTCGCGAGGCTGCCGCACGCCGCGGGGCTGCCGCACGCCGAGCGACGCGCGGTGTGGGCGGGCGACGCCGAGCGTCTCGACCGGGTGCTGCCGCAGCTCGGACTCGCACGATCGCGCAGCCGGGCGGCGGAGCTCATCGGAGCCGGCCGGGTGTCGGTCAACGGTGCCGCCGCGCCGAAGCCGGGAGTGCGCGTCGCATCGGGCGATCTCGTGACGGTCGCCGACGACGATCACTACGTCGGCCGAGCCGCGCACAAGCTGCTCGCAGCGCTCGAGGAGTTCGGCGTCGACCCCGCCGGCCGCATCGCGCTCGATCTCGGGGCCTCGACCGGCGGCTTCACGCAGGTGCTGCTCGAACGCGGCGCTCGCGCCGTGCTCGCCATCGACGTCGGCCACGACCAGCTCGCGGCCGAGCTGCGCGACGATCCGCGCGTCAAGCTCGTCGAGGGCCGCAATGCACGCGAGCTCACGCCGGCGAACCTCGTCGCCGACACTGGGGTGACCGAGCCGCCCACGCTCGTGGTGGCGGACCTGTCGTTCATCTCGCTGCGCCTCGTGCTGCCCGCGATCGCCGCGTGCGCCGCTCCCGACGCGCAGCTCGTGCTGCTCATCAAGCCGCAGTTCGAGGTGGGCCGTGTGAAGGACGGCGTCGTCACCGCCCCCGAGCAGTGGCGCGACGCGGTGCTCGGCGTGCAGCGCGCCGCGGAGGAGCACGGGTTCGCGCTGAGCGGCCTCGCGGCCTCCCCGGTGACGGGTGCACACGGGAATCGCGAATTCCTCGGCGGCTTCGTGCGCGCCGGCGAGGCGGTTCCGACAGAATGGGAGTCGCGCATCGCCGAGCTCACCGGAGCCCGCGAAGCGCGAGCGACGACCGACCGAGCACGAGTGGACGAAGGGCGATGA
- a CDS encoding HAD-IIA family hydrolase yields MGLFGRRSTALGAAPIEGRELLLADLDGVIYRGPHAIPHAVEELNRASQAVRVGYVTNNASRTDETVAAHLRELGLQTQAHEIVTSPQAAVTLLRQTVAPGSRVLVIGGDGLVDELGKAGFEVTRSADEDPAAVVQGFAPEVGWAHLAEAAFALAEEPGREPLPWIATNTDWTIPVARGLAPGNGTLVSAVHTAVQRLPVFAGKPETPIFEAAFERFGTRNALMIGDRLDTDIKGAVAAGIPSLHVLTGVDRPKQLIAASQDMRPDYIVASLSELHEPYPSTEQLKDGTMQVGTAKVRMDGHIASVVAEGDSAINLLRAGCAAIWASGLAIYGLKVPEALYEDHWRAA; encoded by the coding sequence ATGGGGCTGTTCGGCAGACGATCCACCGCGCTCGGCGCAGCGCCGATCGAGGGTCGCGAGCTGCTGCTCGCGGACCTCGACGGCGTGATCTACCGGGGGCCGCACGCGATCCCGCACGCCGTGGAGGAGCTGAACCGGGCGTCGCAGGCCGTGCGCGTCGGCTACGTGACGAACAACGCATCGCGCACAGACGAGACCGTGGCGGCGCACCTGCGCGAGCTGGGGCTGCAGACGCAGGCTCACGAGATCGTCACGTCGCCCCAGGCCGCGGTGACGCTGCTGCGGCAGACGGTGGCACCGGGATCCCGGGTGCTGGTGATCGGCGGCGACGGCCTCGTCGACGAGCTGGGCAAGGCGGGCTTCGAGGTGACGCGAAGCGCCGATGAGGATCCGGCCGCCGTCGTGCAGGGCTTCGCCCCCGAGGTCGGCTGGGCGCATCTGGCGGAGGCCGCCTTCGCCCTGGCTGAGGAGCCGGGGCGCGAGCCGCTTCCCTGGATCGCGACCAACACCGACTGGACGATTCCCGTAGCGCGCGGTCTGGCGCCGGGCAACGGAACGCTCGTCTCCGCGGTGCACACCGCGGTGCAGCGGCTGCCGGTCTTCGCCGGGAAGCCGGAGACGCCGATCTTCGAAGCGGCCTTCGAGCGCTTCGGCACGCGCAACGCGCTCATGATCGGGGATCGCCTCGACACGGACATCAAGGGCGCCGTCGCGGCCGGCATCCCGTCGCTGCACGTGCTGACCGGCGTCGACCGCCCGAAGCAGCTCATCGCTGCCTCGCAGGACATGCGGCCCGACTACATCGTCGCTTCGCTGTCGGAGCTGCACGAACCGTACCCGTCGACGGAGCAGTTGAAGGACGGCACCATGCAGGTCGGCACCGCGAAGGTGCGCATGGACGGCCACATCGCCTCGGTCGTCGCCGAGGGGGATTCCGCGATCAATCTGCTCCGGGCGGGGTGCGCGGCGATCTGGGCATCGGGGCTCGCGATCTACGGGCTCAAGGTGCCGGAGGCGCTGTACGAGGATCACTGGCGCGCGGCCTGA
- a CDS encoding NAD kinase yields the protein MSMQLDEPRRILIVSHTHRDEAVAATVEAVTAMLEADVVPVFDAQDRADFAPHLEVERTALLGADAAVTELEAAIVLGGDGTILRAAELLRGSECPIVGVNLGHVGFLAEMESFDLTTTIDRVLRRDYTVEERLTVDVRATLDGRLIADTWALNEASVEKQRRMLEVEIGVDSRPISTFACDGVVLATPTGSTAYAFSAGGPIVWPTVQAMLIVPIAAHALFDRPLVTGTDSELRVRILPENIGPGVLWCDGRRRTELPAGSVVTVSRSAESVKLARLNAGVFSDRLVRKFHLPTSGWRGSRRGGEVA from the coding sequence ATGAGCATGCAGCTCGACGAACCGCGGCGGATCCTGATCGTCTCGCACACGCACCGCGACGAGGCGGTGGCCGCGACCGTCGAGGCGGTGACGGCGATGCTCGAAGCCGACGTCGTACCCGTGTTCGACGCGCAGGATCGCGCAGACTTCGCCCCGCACCTGGAGGTCGAGCGCACCGCCCTGCTGGGCGCCGACGCCGCGGTGACCGAGCTCGAAGCCGCCATCGTGCTCGGCGGCGACGGCACGATCCTGCGCGCCGCCGAACTGCTGCGCGGATCGGAATGCCCGATCGTCGGTGTGAATCTCGGCCACGTCGGCTTCTTGGCCGAGATGGAGAGCTTCGACCTCACGACGACCATCGACCGGGTGCTGCGACGCGACTACACCGTCGAAGAGCGCCTCACCGTCGACGTGCGGGCGACGCTCGACGGGCGGCTGATCGCCGACACCTGGGCGCTCAACGAGGCGAGCGTCGAGAAGCAGCGCCGCATGCTCGAAGTGGAGATCGGAGTCGACAGCCGGCCCATATCGACGTTCGCCTGCGACGGAGTCGTGCTCGCCACCCCCACCGGTTCGACGGCGTACGCCTTCTCCGCCGGCGGCCCGATCGTGTGGCCGACCGTGCAGGCGATGCTCATCGTGCCGATCGCCGCTCACGCGCTGTTCGACCGCCCGCTCGTCACCGGCACCGACTCGGAGCTGCGCGTGCGCATTCTGCCCGAGAACATCGGCCCCGGGGTGCTGTGGTGCGACGGTCGGCGGCGCACCGAGCTGCCGGCGGGTTCCGTGGTGACGGTGAGCCGATCCGCGGAGTCGGTGAAGCTGGCACGCTTGAATGCCGGCGTCTTCTCCGACCGGCTCGTTCGCAAGTTCCACCTGCCGACGTCGGGATGGCGCGGCAGCCGACGCGGTGGGGAGGTCGCATGA